The following are encoded together in the Streptomyces tsukubensis genome:
- the chcA gene encoding 1-cyclohexenylcarbonyl-CoA reductase codes for MSKQQDGARTGSVSLITGASRGIGRALALTLARQGGTVVVNYKRNKDLAEKTVADVEEAGGAGFAVQADVETTEGVKALFDEVARRCGRLDNFVSNAAASAFKNIVDLGPHHLDRSYAMNLRPFVLGAQEAVKLMDDGGRIVALSSYGSIRAYPTYATLGAMKAAIEAWVRYMAVEFAPYGINVNAVNGGLIDSDSLEFFYNVEGMAPMRGVLDKIPAKRPGTVQEMADTIAFLLSEGSGYITGQTLVVDGGLSVVAPPFFADAGEALQLPPRPTRD; via the coding sequence ATGAGCAAGCAGCAGGACGGCGCGCGGACCGGTTCGGTCTCGCTGATCACCGGAGCCTCTCGGGGTATCGGCCGCGCCCTGGCCCTCACTCTGGCCAGGCAGGGCGGCACGGTGGTCGTCAACTACAAGAGGAACAAGGACCTGGCGGAGAAGACGGTCGCCGATGTCGAGGAGGCGGGCGGCGCGGGTTTCGCCGTCCAGGCCGACGTCGAGACCACCGAGGGCGTCAAGGCGCTCTTCGACGAGGTCGCGCGGCGCTGCGGGCGGCTCGACAACTTCGTGTCGAACGCGGCGGCGAGCGCCTTCAAGAACATCGTCGACCTCGGCCCGCACCACCTGGACCGGTCCTACGCGATGAACCTGCGGCCCTTCGTGCTGGGCGCGCAGGAGGCCGTGAAGCTGATGGACGACGGCGGCAGGATCGTCGCCCTCTCGTCGTACGGCTCGATCCGCGCCTACCCGACGTACGCGACGCTCGGCGCGATGAAGGCCGCGATCGAGGCGTGGGTGCGTTACATGGCGGTGGAGTTCGCGCCGTACGGCATCAATGTGAACGCCGTCAACGGCGGTCTGATCGACTCCGACTCGCTTGAGTTCTTCTACAACGTCGAGGGCATGGCGCCGATGCGGGGCGTCCTCGACAAGATCCCCGCCAAGCGTCCAGGCACCGTGCAGGAGATGGCGGACACCATCGCGTTCCTGCTCAGCGAGGGCTCCGGCTACATCACGGGCCAGACCCTCGTGGTCGACGGCGGGCTGAGCGTCGTGGCTCCGCCGTTCTTCGCGGACGCGGGGGAAGCCCTTCAGCTTCCGCCCCGCCCGACCCGCGACTGA